In one Corythoichthys intestinalis isolate RoL2023-P3 chromosome 16, ASM3026506v1, whole genome shotgun sequence genomic region, the following are encoded:
- the adap2 gene encoding arf-GAP with dual PH domain-containing protein 2 isoform X2, with translation MVAHTHTLMKSSGNARAKALYEKALPPYYYRPQQTDCVVLREQWIRAKYERLEFTGETKYPPPSYTTGFFEGMLWKKGKENTQFLQRKFVLSEREFTLAYYNKENESKGPKALISIKHLNVTFQPEKIGHPHGMQITYLNNDHTRSLYVYHDSPEEIVTWYNALRAARYAYLKTAYPTGTETDLISNITPAYLKEGYMEKTGPSQKEPFKKRWFILDSQNRKLLYFKGCLDAEEQGVIFLGTESNNYSVRDYVPKRTRGNKWKFGLMVQTPERQFVFMCQHECEQREWLNSLRQVMSRPMTPQDYTTEANIRNKR, from the exons ATGGTCGCTCACacgcataca TTGATGAAATCCAGTGGCAATGCCAGAGCCAAAGCCTTGTATGAAAAAGCACTTCCTCCTTACTACTACCGACCACAGCAAACTGACTGTGT AGTCTTAAGAGAGCAGTGGATTCGAGCCAAATATGAAAGGTTGGAATTCACAGGGGAGACCAAGTATCCACCTCCGTCTTATACCACAG GCTTCTTTGAAGGAATGCTTTGGAAGAAAGGAAAGGAAAATACTCAGTTTCTGCAGAGAAAATTTGTTCTCTCTGAGCGAGAATTCACACTGGCTTACTACAACAAAGAAAAT GAGTCCAAAGGTCCAAAGGCCCTCATCTCCATCAAGCACTTGAATGTAACTTTTCAGCCAGAAAAGATTGGTCATCCCCATGGGATGCAGATTACTTACCTTAACAATGACCACACCAGGAGTCTGTATGTGTATCATGATAGTCCTGAG GAAATAGTCACATGGTACAATGCCCTTCGTGCGGCTCGCTATGCTTACCTAAAGACAGCATATCCAACTGGAACAGAAACTGAT CTGATATCGAATATAACACCAGCCTACCTTAAAGAGGGATACATGGAAAAGACGGGGCCATCG CAGAAGGAACCATTCAAAAAGAGATGGTTCATTTTAGACTCTCAAAATAGGAAGTTGCTGTACTTCAAGGGCTGTTTG GATGCTGAAGAGCAGGGGGTCATCTTCCTTGGCACAGAAAGTAACAATTACTCTGTTAGAGACTATGTCCCAAAACGAACTCGTGGAAACAAGTGGAAGTTTGGCCTCATGGTGCAGACACCCGAGCGGCAATTTGTCTTTATGTGCCAGCACGAGTGTGAGCAAAGAGAGTGGCTGAATTCCCTCAGACAGGTCATGTCCAGGCCTATGACACCACAGGATTATACCA CAGAGGCCAACATCAGGAATAAGCGATGA
- the adap2 gene encoding arf-GAP with dual PH domain-containing protein 2 isoform X1 — protein sequence MANWERNKRILLELVKLPENSFCADCGSPDPDWASSKLGLFVCLNCSGIHRNLSSRVKSIKLDNWEDDLVELMKSSGNARAKALYEKALPPYYYRPQQTDCVVLREQWIRAKYERLEFTGETKYPPPSYTTGFFEGMLWKKGKENTQFLQRKFVLSEREFTLAYYNKENESKGPKALISIKHLNVTFQPEKIGHPHGMQITYLNNDHTRSLYVYHDSPEEIVTWYNALRAARYAYLKTAYPTGTETDLISNITPAYLKEGYMEKTGPSQKEPFKKRWFILDSQNRKLLYFKGCLDAEEQGVIFLGTESNNYSVRDYVPKRTRGNKWKFGLMVQTPERQFVFMCQHECEQREWLNSLRQVMSRPMTPQDYTTEANIRNKR from the exons ATGGCAAACTGGGAGCGAAACAAAAGGATCTTATTGGAGCTGGTTAAGCTGCCAGAGAACAGTTTTTGTGCGGACTGTGGAtcccctg ATCCAGACTGGGCATCTTCCAAACTAGGCTTATTTGTGTGTCTGAATTGTTCTGGTATCCACCGTAACCTGTCCAGCCGAGTAAAGTCTATAAAGCTTGACAACTGGGAAGATGACCTTGTAGAA TTGATGAAATCCAGTGGCAATGCCAGAGCCAAAGCCTTGTATGAAAAAGCACTTCCTCCTTACTACTACCGACCACAGCAAACTGACTGTGT AGTCTTAAGAGAGCAGTGGATTCGAGCCAAATATGAAAGGTTGGAATTCACAGGGGAGACCAAGTATCCACCTCCGTCTTATACCACAG GCTTCTTTGAAGGAATGCTTTGGAAGAAAGGAAAGGAAAATACTCAGTTTCTGCAGAGAAAATTTGTTCTCTCTGAGCGAGAATTCACACTGGCTTACTACAACAAAGAAAAT GAGTCCAAAGGTCCAAAGGCCCTCATCTCCATCAAGCACTTGAATGTAACTTTTCAGCCAGAAAAGATTGGTCATCCCCATGGGATGCAGATTACTTACCTTAACAATGACCACACCAGGAGTCTGTATGTGTATCATGATAGTCCTGAG GAAATAGTCACATGGTACAATGCCCTTCGTGCGGCTCGCTATGCTTACCTAAAGACAGCATATCCAACTGGAACAGAAACTGAT CTGATATCGAATATAACACCAGCCTACCTTAAAGAGGGATACATGGAAAAGACGGGGCCATCG CAGAAGGAACCATTCAAAAAGAGATGGTTCATTTTAGACTCTCAAAATAGGAAGTTGCTGTACTTCAAGGGCTGTTTG GATGCTGAAGAGCAGGGGGTCATCTTCCTTGGCACAGAAAGTAACAATTACTCTGTTAGAGACTATGTCCCAAAACGAACTCGTGGAAACAAGTGGAAGTTTGGCCTCATGGTGCAGACACCCGAGCGGCAATTTGTCTTTATGTGCCAGCACGAGTGTGAGCAAAGAGAGTGGCTGAATTCCCTCAGACAGGTCATGTCCAGGCCTATGACACCACAGGATTATACCA CAGAGGCCAACATCAGGAATAAGCGATGA